GTTCTAAAACTAATGAAGAGTGGAATGAATTTGCTATTGATGATGAAGAACTGCTTGACACTATGTGGGGAGATGATGAAAGAAATGGGAAAGGTAATAGTTGTCGAGATTTTAATGCTGCAGTTGAATTCAGAAAGTCAGATTTTGAGTTGAAAGTTGGGGATAAATTTAAGAACTTACGGGCCTTTAGAGAAGCACTTGTGGAATGGAATGTCAGGGAAGGCTACACCATGAagtacaaaaaaaatgaaagagcaAAAGTTATTGCCATGTGCAAAAAGGGTTGTTCTTGGAAAATACGGGCAAGCCCAATTCAAAATGAAAGCACCTTTCAGATCAAATCAATAAAAGGAGTGCATGTGTGTGGAAGAGAATACAGCAATCATCATGCAAATGCaagatatttgagcaaaaaataTTTAGACAGGTTCAGAGATGAACCAAGTTCTTCTATTGAAGGATTTGTCAAGACTGTGAGGAGAGAGATTATGGTGGACATAAGCATGAGACAGGCTTATAGAGCTAAAAGATTGGCAAGAGAGGCACTACAAGGGGATGATATAAGACAGTATAATGTCATCAGAGATTATGCTGCTACCTTGTTGATCCGGAATCCTGGTAGCCATATTGTCCTGCAAGTGACTAGACTGGATGAGAACGAGGTTGGGATATTTGAAAGAATGTACTGGAGTTTAAGTGCAATGAAGAATGGGTTTCTAGCTGGTTGTCGACGAATAATTGGATTAGATGGCTGCTTTTTAAAAAGTCCATTTGGTGGACAACTTTTGACAGCTATGGGTAGGGATGGCAATGATAACATGTTTCCCATTGCAATGGCTGTAGTGGAAGCCGAGAGATATGACTCATGGAAATGATTTTTGATGGAGTTGAAAATTGAAGTTGGTGCTGAAAATGGAGCTCCATGGACATTCATATCTGATAGGCAAAAAGGATTAGTCAGTGCAATTGATGATGTGTTTCCTGAATCAGAGCATAGGTACTGCCTTCGtcatatatatcaaaatttcaaacagAAGTTCAAGGGAAAGGAGTTGAAGGAGTACTTTTGGGCAGCTGCGTCTGCTGGGAACATTCGTGACTTCAAGATAGCAATGGCTGAATTGGAAAGGGCTGATCCAAAGGTGGGAGAAGCTATGAATGCAGCTGGTTGGTTAAACAGGATTCCTGCACATTTATGGTCCAGGTCACATTTCAGCTCCTCATGCAAGAGTGATATTCTTGTTAATAATTTGAATGAGTCATTTAATTCCTACATACTTCCAGCAAGAGAGTTCACAATCATCTCCATGTTTGAGTGGATAAGAAGAAAACTCATGCAGAGGCTAAATGTGAAAAGGGAAGGCATGCAACAGTATGAAGGGAACCTTTGTCCAAACATACAAGAACGACTTGAGAGGAACAAGCTAAATAGTAGGTTCTGCATAGCTCATTATTCTCGGGATGCTGAGTATGAAGTGGATTGTGGGACTAGAGTATATGTTGTTGATATAAGTCGTAGAACATGCACATGTGGATCATGGCAACTAAGTGGGATTCCATGCTCACATTCTATTGCTGCCATTCAAAGAGATAAATCAGAGCCTGAACACTATGTTGATCCTTGTTATAGCAAAGAAGCATACTTGAGCACCTATAACTACACTATAGCTGCAATGCCCTCTGAAGACTATTGGGATTCAAAAGGAGCTGAAAAGGTGAATCCCCCAAAGATTAGAAAGCAACCTGGAAGACCCAAGAAAGTGAGAAGAAGAGAAGCTGATGAAGTTAGAGGCACCACATCTACAAGAAAAGGACTTGTTGTGCACTGTAAGAAGTGTTTTAGGCCAGGACATAATTCTAGGACTTGTAAATTCCCAATCCATCCAAAGTCCAAGTTTTATAAGGTAAGTA
This portion of the Coffea arabica cultivar ET-39 chromosome 2e, Coffea Arabica ET-39 HiFi, whole genome shotgun sequence genome encodes:
- the LOC140036154 gene encoding uncharacterized protein translates to MELKIEVGAENGAPWTFISDRQKGLVSAIDDVFPESEHRYCLRHIYQNFKQKFKGKELKEYFWAAASAGNIRDFKIAMAELERADPKVGEAMNAAGWLNRIPAHLWSRSHFSSSCKSDILVNNLNESFNSYILPAREFTIISMFEWIRRKLMQRLNVKREGMQQYEGNLCPNIQERLERNKLNSRFCIAHYSRDAEYEVDCGTRVYVVDISRRTCTCGSWQLSGIPCSHSIAAIQRDKSEPEHYVDPCYSKEAYLSTYNYTIAAMPSEDYWDSKGAEKVNPPKIRKQPGRPKKVRRREADEVRGTTSTRKGLVVHCKKCFRPGHNSRTCKFPIHPKSKFYKVPAGASDAGNAGEDVVNAGNTSIGSVSQQGSVSQPCETSAAKPVFETRRPTDEPVEPVLDTRRPTDEPVEPVLDTTRTASAVEPILDTRRSTRVRKLVPTVASVLENLRAKKAKRVSRM